In Arthrobacter sp. MN05-02, the genomic stretch TTCACGGGAGGCGTCGGACGGCGTCGCGGCCGGTGTGCAGCCGGCTCTCCCGACGTCCGGTATTCCGGAGTCGACGACCATCCCGGCCGCCGCTTCCGGCGGTGTCCCCGCAGCAGCGGGGATGTCCAGCGCACCCGGCGGTGGAGCCGGAACCGGGATCGACGGACCGGGATCCCGGCCGGGTCCTGCCGACGGGGCTCCGACAGTGCTGGGAATCCCTGCGATCGTCTCCGCTCCGCCCGCCGGCGTCCCGGGCGAGCAGGTCCTGGCGCTGACCGGCGTCGCCGGACCGATCGGCTCCGACGCGACCTGCCCCGACGCGACCAGTGGCACGGGCGGCACCACGCCGTCGGCCGCGGTACCGGATGTGCCCGCGGTATCGGCCGACGCTGGTCCTGTCCTTCCCGCCGCCGCGCGCATCGAGATGCCGGTCGCCGCGCAGCCGGTGGCCGCCGCCCCGGGCGCCACCGCGGAATCGCAGGCACCCGTCCGCGCAGGGGTCGCACCGCTGCCCCAGCAACTCGGTGCTCCCGCCTTCGCCCTCGCCCAGGCCGCCGCCGACACCCCGGGCGGCACGAGCACCATCACCGTCACGGTCGCCCCCGACGACCTGGGACCCATCACCATCCGCGCAAGCATCTCCGCGGACGGCACGAGACTCGAGTTCTTCTCCACCACGGACGGCGGTCGCGACGCCCTCCGGCAGGCGTTGCCCGACCTCCGGCGCGAGGCGTCGTCGTCGGGCCTGTCCGCGTCCCTCGACCTCGGGACCGGCACTCCCGGCGACGGCAGGGACGGGCCGCGGGACGACATGCCGCGGCACGCCCCGCCCGGGGGAGAACCACCAGCGCCGACCCCCATCCCCTGGACCGGCCGCCCCGCGGCGGGCTCCCCGACCCTCGACCTCTTCGCCTGATCCGGAAGGACCGCCATGCCCGTAGATCCCGTCGCCTCCGCGACCTTCGCCCCTCCCGCGGCATCCGCCACCGGAACCCGCAAGCAGGCCATGGACTCCGAGGTCTTCATGTCGCTGCTCGTCAGCCAGCTCCGCAACCAGGACCCCAGCGCGCCGATGGACACCAACCAGATGATCTCCCAGACCACGCAACTGGCCATGATGGAGAAGATCACGCAGATGACCGGCATCAGCGAGGAGAACTTCCATCTCCAGATGCGCTCCTCGGCCGCCGCGCTGCTCGGCAACGAGGTCTCCTACACCGGGGCGGACGGCGTCGAAGCGCGTGGCACCGCGACCGCGGTCTCCTACAGCGGCCCCGTCCCCACCGTCACCATCGGCGGCAAGAGCATCGCGCTCGACCTCGTCTCCGGGGTCGGGACGGTACCTGCGACGCCTCCGACCTGATTCCCCTGAATCCTTCCTGATCCTGCACCGAACCTCCTGATCCGCCCGCTCCGCACCGAAAGGCACCACCATGCTCCGCTCGCTCTACTCCGGTATCTCGGGGCTCCGCTCCCACCAGACCATGCTCGACGTCACCGGCAACAACATCGCCAACGTCAACACGACGGGCTTCAAGGCCTCGGCCACCCAGTTCCAGGACACGCTGTCCCAGATGACCCAGGAAGGGGGCGCTCCGCAGGAGGCCCTCGGCGGTACCAACCCCGCCCAGGTGGGCCTCGGCGTGCAGGTGGCCGGCATCGTGACCAACTTCTCGCAGGGCTCGGCCCAGGCCACGGGCCGGGCCACCGACATGATGATCTCCGGAGACGGCTTTTTCATCACGCGCCTCGGCGGCGAGACCCTGTACACCCGGGCCGGCGCCTTCACCCCCGACGCCGAGGGCAGGCTCGTCACGCCGGACGGCTCGCTCGTCCAGGGCTGGCCCGCCGTCGACGGCGTCGTCCAGCAGGGCGCCGTGGTCGGCGACCTGCGGATGCCCAAGGGCGCGGTGTCGCCGGCACAGGCGACGACGACCGCCCGCGTCACGGGGAACCTGCCCTCCGACGCCGCCGTGGGCACCCAGATCACCCAGGAGGTCGAGGTGTACGGCGCGGACGGCGCCGCGCGAGACCTCACGCTGACCTTCACCCGCTCGGCAGCGGGCTGGAACGTCGCGGGCCAGGACGGGAACGGCGCGACCGGCGCCGGCCAGCTCGTGCTGCCCAACGGCCAGGCCTCGGCGGGTTCCTCCGTCGCGGTCGGCGGCATCGCCGTCGACCTCTCGGCCGTCACGGGCTTCGCCGAGCTCAGGACCGTCTCCATCTCGGAACGCAACGGACGCACCGCGGGCACCCTCGACTCGTTCACGGTCGGCGCCGACGGCACCCTGATCGGCGCCTTCAGCAACGGCAGCCGACAGCCGCTGGGCCGGGTGGCGCTCGCCGGTTTCGTCAACCCCGCGGGCCTCGAGAAGGCGGGCGGATCCTCCTACCGTGCGACGGCGAACTCGGGGGCCGCGGAGATCGGCACGGCCGGCTCCAACGGTCTCGGGTCGCTCGACGGGGGCACTCTCGAGATGTCGAACGTCGACCTGTCGCAGGAGTTCACCAACCTGATCGTCGCCCAGCGCGGCTTCCAGGCGAACGCACGCATCATCACCACGTCGGACGAGGTGCTGCAGGAGCTCGCGAACCTGAAGCGCTAGCCGGACCGGCCGGGAGCCCGATCAGAGGCGGCCCTGACCGGGCAGGGTCAGAATCTCCGCTCCGTCGTCGGTGATGGCGATCGTGTGCTCGCTGTGCGCCGTCCGGCAGCCCGTGGCGCTCCGGAGCGTCCAGCCGTCGGCGTCGGTGACCAGGGCGGCAGTGTCCACCATGACCCAGGGCTCCAGCGCCAGCAGGAGCCCTGGGCGCAGGACGTAGCCGCGCCCCGGCCTGCCGGTGTTGGGGATGTGCGGGTCCTGGTGCATCGTCGACCCGATGCCGTGTCCGCCGAAGTCGGTGTTGACGGGATAGCCCGCCTCGCCCAGGACCGAGCCGATGGCGGAGGAGATGTCGCCGATACGGGCTCCTGGTCCGGCTGCTGCGATGCCTGCGGCCAGCGCGCGTTCGGTGGCTCCGATCAGCTCGAGGCTCTCCGCCGGCTGCGTGTCGCCCACGACGAAGCTGATGGCGGAGTCCGCGGCGATCCCGGCCTTCGACACGGCGAGGTCGAGCGTCACCAGGTCACCGTCGGCGAGCGTGTAGTCGCGGGGCAGCCCGTGGAGGACGGCGTCGTTGACGGAGGTGCAGACGTAGTGGCCGAACGGCCCGCGTCCGAAGGACGGCGCATAGTCGACGTAGCAGGACTCCGCCCCGGCCTCGGCGATCATGTCCGCGGTCCACCGGTCGATGTCCAGGAGGTTCGTGCCGACGGTGCTGCGGCCCTTCAGCGTGTGCAGGATGTGCCCGACCAGGGCACCGGTCTCGCGTGCCCTGTCCAGTTCGGAGGAGGTGAGGATCTCGATCATGCGACGCCTTTCCCGGGGAAACCAATAACTATACCGGTAATGGTATCCCGGTACTAGACTCGGAGCCATGGTCAGACTGCCGCTCACACCGGGGGAGGTCGAGCGCGGACAGCGCCTCGGTGCCCTCCTGCGGCGCGCCAGGGCCGAGCGCTCCATGCTCGAGACCGCGCTCGACGCCGGCGTCTCGCCCGAGACCCTCCGCAAGATCGAGTCGGGCCGCGTGGCCACTCCTGCCTTCCCGACCATCGCTGCCATCGCCGACGTCCTCGGCCTCTCCTTGGACGTCGTGTGGGCCGAGATCAACCAGCCCGAGCGCGACGCCGAACCGGCCCGCCGCGACGGGCGGGAGCAACTGGCGTCCTAGGCGCGTCCTTACGAAGCTCCGGCACGTGCCGACAGTGGAGGAAAGAGGCCCCGCCGGGGCGTCCCGACTCCAGGATGTCCGATGATCGTGGTGACCCGGCTCAACGAGAGCCAGTTCGCGGTGAACCCTGACCTCATCGAGCGCATCCACGAGAATCCGGACACCACGCTCGTGATGGTCGACGGCGCGAAGTACATCGTGACCGAATCACTGCACGAGGTGATCGACCTCATCGCGGCCTATCGGGCCCGCATCCTCTCACTCGCCCGGTTCCAGCCGATGGAACCCACGGATTCGACCGGGCAGCGACCGCTCGGGCTCGTCCGCGATCGCGACGTCGCCGCGGCGGCCGCCCGCCCGGGCACCGACGTCGATCCCGGTGCCGGCACGCCCGTCCAGCTCAGACCAAGGAACAACTGATGGATCCCGCAACACTCGTCGGCATACTCCTCGCTTTCGGGGCCCTGTACGCGATGATCACCCTCGAAGGTGCGCACGTGCAGTCCCTCCTCCTGCCGGCGCCCATGGTCCTCGTGTTCGTCGCCACCCTCGCGGTCGGCATCGCCGGGGGCACCCTGAAGGACTTCATCGTCGCGGTGAAGGCCGTCCCGCCGGCTATCATGGGCAGGAGCACGCCTCCGCAGGACACCATCGACAGCGTGGTGGTGCTCGCGGAGAAGGCCCGCAGCGAGGGACTGCTCGCGCTCGAGGAGGAGGCCACCACGGCGAAGGACCCGTTCCTCCGGGGCGCGCTGCAGAACATCGCTGACGGGACGGACGGCGAGGAGCTGCGCGAGATGCTCGAGGACGAGATCGATTCCGCCTCGTCGACCCACCGCACCGCGTCCAAGTTCTTCATGAGCCTCGGGGGCTATGCCCCGACCGTGGGCATCGTCGGGACGGTGGTGTCCCTGACGCACGTCCTCGAGAACCTCTCGAAGCCCGACGAACTGGGCCACATGATCGCCGCGGCGTTCGTGGCGACCCTCTGGGGCCTGCTGTCGGCGAACTTCCTCTGGCTGCCGATCGGTACCCGCATCAAGCGCCTCGGTGACATGGAGACCGCCCGGATGACCCTCCTGATGGAGGGCGTGCTGGCGGTCCAGGCCGGCAGCCAGCCGCGCCTGCTCGGCGAGCGGCTGAAGGCCATGGTGCCGCAGCACGCCCTGGGCAAGGGCAAGGACGGCAAGGACGACGGAAAGGTTCCGAAGGCCGCGAAGGGCGCCAAGGGATCGGGCGACGGCGCGGCGCAGGGCAAGGCCGCGGCGTGAGCAGACGCCCCCACCGGAAGAACCGGGGCGAGGACCACGCCGACGAGCATCCGGACGAGCGCTGGATGGCGTCCTACATGGACATGGTCACCGTGCTGATGTGCATGTTCATCGTCCTCTACGCCATGTCCACCGTGGACCAGGCCAAGTTCGAGCAACTGCGCGTCTCCCTGGCCACCGGCTTCGGGGCCGTGGAGACGGCGACCGTCGACACGGCCGAGGGCACCGTGGTGCCCGCGGAGTACGCCAACGAGGAGGGGGAGTCCTTCACGGGCGGCGCGGCACTCACGGACGCGGACCCCGAGCCGGAGATGGAGGAGCCGGGTGTTGCGGCGGCGGCCGCGCCGACGCCGTCGCCTTCGCCGTCGGCCGGTGGTGACACCGCCGAGCCCGTGACGGACCGGGAACGCGCCGTCGAGGAGGTCGAGAACCTTCGGGCCCTGCAGGAGCGCATCGACGCCGGGCTGAAGGAGCGCGACCTCGCGGAGGCCGTCCGCTACGTCATCGACGAGCGCGGCCTCACCATCCGGCTCGTCAGCTCGGAGACCTTCTTCCTCCCGGACAGCGCCCAGCTGACCGACCAGACGCTGCGTATCCTCGAGAGCGTGGGCCCCGTCCTCGCCTCGATCCCCAACGAGGTGGGCGTCGAGGGTCATACGGCACGGCTGCCCGATTCCGTGCCGCGGCCGCTCGACTGGGAGCTGTCGACCGAGCGGGCGGTGAACGTGGTGCGCCACCTCATCGACACGGGCGGCGTTCCCGCCCTCCGGCTCTCGGCCATCGGCTACGGCGAATCCCGTCCGCTCGCCGCCGGGACCAGCGAGGCGGAACTCGAACTCAACCGCCGCGTGGACATCGTGGTGCACTCCGACCAGCCCGAGAGCGTCCGCGGCCTCATACCGGGAATCGCCGCCGGCGACTGATTCGCTAACGGCCCCTGCAGGCCGTCCGATAGTGGCTGGTGTGACGGTCCAGGAACAACTCTCCTTTGGCGTGCCCTCGGGCACCGCCAGGGCGGTGGATGTCTATGACTTCCGCCGGCCCACCACTCTCGCGCGTGAACACTCACGCGTGCTCGAACTCGCCTTCGAGACGTTCGCGCGCCAGTGGGGCACGCAACTCACCGCGAAGGTCCGCGTGATCTCGCAGGTGACCAGCGAGCAGGTCCTCATGCAGACGTACAACGAGTACGCCGCGTCCCTGCCGCCCACGACGGCGATGGTCCTCTGCGCGATCCAGGAGCACGCGAGCAAGGCGGTCATCCAGTTCCCCGCATCCGCGGGCCTGTACTGGGTCGACTCGATGCTCGGCGGCCACGGCACGGTGCCTCCCGGCGAGCGGAAGTTCACGCAGATCGAGCAGGCGCTGATTCGGCGCCTCATGGACGACGCCCTCGAGGGACTCCACTACTCGCTGGGATCGGTCCTGACCCAGCAGCTGGGCATCGACTCGATCCAGTACAACTCCCAGTTCGCACAGGCGGCGTCGACCACCGAGCTCATGATCGTCGGGACCTTCGAGATCCGCGTCGGTGAACGCTCCTGCCCGGCCACGGTCGCCATCCCGGCACAGCTCCTGCTGGCGCAGCTGGGCGACGCGAACCCCACCGCCACCGGCGAGGACGCACGCGAACTGATCGAGCAGCAGGTCACGCACGTGCCGGTAGACGTCGCCGTGCAGCTCGCGGCACTGCCCGTCCTGCCGTCCCGCATCCTCGACCTCGCCGTCGGGGACGTCCTGAAACTGCCGCACCCGCAGCACCGGCCCTTCGAGCTCGCCGTCAACGGGCAGCGGCTCGGCGAGGCGGCCCTGGGCCAGAACGGCTCCCGCCTTGCCTGCGTAGTAGTGACCACCGAGGAGAACACCGCACCATGAACACCACCACCGCCGAGCACGAGGCCGCAGCGTCCCCTCGCAGCACGACTCCCGCTGCCCGGACCCCTCACGGCCGAGCCCTGCAGCGCCTCCGAGGTGCCGTCCGCGAGCGCGTCCACCGCGATCGTCGCGTCCTTCGTGGGTGCGTCCTCCGCGGACCTCGCCGTCGTCCTGATCGACGCGCAGCCTCTCGCCGCCGCCGCCGGGACGTCATCGCCCCTCGTCTCCCCGGCGGACGTGCTCGTCCCCGCGCTCGAGGCGGCGTCGGCGGCACTCGGCGACGGCGTGCTCGGCGCCCCCGCCGTGCAGGACGCGCTGCCGCTGTTCCGCGACGCCGAGACGTCGGTGTTCCGCCTCGCCGGCAGGTCCGGGGCGGTGGGCTGGTTCGCCGTCCGCCTCCGCGGCGCCCGTCCGGGTGCGGCTCCCCGCCGTTCCTCCGCCTCCGCCGGTGCCGCCAACCTTGGCCGCATCAGCAATGTGGAGATGGCCATGACCGTCGAGATCGGGCGCACCCGGATGTCGGTGCGCGATGTCCTCGACCTCGAACCCGGCGCCGTGATCGAACTCGACCGCTCGGCCGGCGCCCCCGCCGACGTGCTGCTCAACGGGCGCCTCGTCGCCCACGGCGAGGTGGTCGTCGTCGACCAGGACTACGCCGTGCGCATCACCCAGATCCTCGATGTCGCAGACGGCGCCCTCTAGTGGACGTCGTGGTCCTCGCGCTGAGGGTGCTGCTGTCCCTCGGCGTGGTCCTCGCGCTGCTCTTCGTGCTGCACCGCAGGCTCTCTCGAAGGTCAACGGCAGCCGTGCCGGAGCCGGGCTCGTGTCCGTCGTGGCACGCCAGGGTATCGGCGCGAAGGCATCCCTCGTGGTGGTCGAGGCCGAGGGCACCCGCTTCTACCTCGGCGTGACCGAGCAGTCGGTGTCGGTCCTCCATTCGTCGACCGCCCCGCGCGCACTGCAGGCCGTCCCGGTGTCCGACGACGCCGTGCCCACGGTTCAGGCACAGGCGGCCGCGGCCTCCGCGGGACCGGGCACGACGGCGGAACCCGCCGACGCCCGCTTCGCCGCATCCCTGCGGCTGGCCGCGACGGCTCCCGGTCCTGGGAGCACCGCCGATGCCGAACCGGTCAGCCGCCGTGCTGCGCGTGCAGCACGATCAGCGGAGCCCGCGCAGTCCGCGGCGACCCTCCAGGGGTCGATCCTGTCGCCCGCCACCTGGAAGCAGACCGCGGCCTTCCTGCGCCAGGGACGGGCCGGGTGACGACGGCGGTCCTGCCGTCGGCACCCTCCGCACGCGGAACCCGCCTGGCCCGGTTCGTCCCGGCCCCGCTCCTCCTCGGAGCCGCAGCCGTCCTGCTCGCCGTCGTCGTCGTCCTCCTCGGAGCCGCCGCCGGCCATGCCGGCGAACTGGATCCCGCCGTTCCCGCGCCCACCGCCCCGTCCGCTCCCGCCAACCCCACGGCACCGGCCGAGCCGGGCAGCGGGGACGGGCTGTCCGTCGAGATCAACGGCGTCAACGGGGAACCGAGTTCCGCCGTCCTGACCCTCATCGGCATCACGCTGCTGTCCGTGGCGCCGGCGCTGCTGCTGATGATGACGTCCTTCACGAAGATCTTCGTGGTGCTCGCGATGACGCGGAACGCGCTCTCGCTGCCGTCCATCCCACCCAACCAGGTGCTCGCGGGACTGGCCCTGTTCCTGTCGCTGTTCATCATGGCGCCGGTCCTGACCGAGATCAACGACCTCGCCGTGCAGCCCTACCTCAGCGGCGCGACGACCTTCACCGAGGCCCTCACGGACGGCGCCCGCCCCCTGCAGACCTTCATGATGGCGCACACCCGGGAAGAGGACCTGGCACTCATGACGCGGGCCGCCGGCCGGCCGAACCCCGAGGACGCCGCGAGCGTCCCGCTGACCACCCTGATCCCGGCGTTCATGATCTCCGAACTGCGGGCCGCCTTCATCATCGGCTTCGTGATCTTCGTGCCGTTCCTCGTGATCGACCTCGTGGTCTCCGCTGCGCTGATGTCCATGGGCATGATGATGCTCCCGCCGGTCATGATCTCGCTGCCGTTCAAGATCCTCCTGTTCGTCCTCGTGGACGGGTGGGGGCTCATCATCACGTCCCTCATCAATAGCTACCAGGGCGGTTGACGTGGATACCAACGCCGTCCTCGACATCGGGCTCGCCGGCATCTGGGCCGCGGCCAAGCTGTCCGCGCCCGTGCTCCTGACCGCCCTCGTGGTCGGTTTCGCGATCTCGCTGCTGCAGTCCATCACGCAGATCCAGGAGGTCACGCTCTCCTTCGTGCCGAAGGCCGCCGCCGTCTGCCTCGCCCTGCTCGTCTGCGGGCACTGGATGATCTCCGAGATGATCTCGTTCACGCACGAGATGTTCGAGCGCATCCCCGGACTCCTCGGGGGCGGCTGACATGGAGATCGAACTCGACCAGGGCAGGATCGAAGCCGTCATGCTCGCCGGCGTGCGGATCGTCGCCTTCCTCGTGATCGCCCCGCCCTTCTCGTACAAGGGCATCCCGGCACGCGTGAAGGCCATGCTCGCCGTCGGGCTGGCGCTCGCGGTGTCCCCGCAGGTCGCCGGGAGCTACGAGACGGGCGGCACGGGCCGGTACCTCGGTGCCCTGGTCCTCGAACTCGTGGTCGGTGCCGCCCTGGGCTTCCTCGTGCTGGTCGTCTTCTCCGCGATCCAGTCCGCCGGGAGCCTGATCGACCTGTTCGGCGGGTTCTCCCTGGCGCAGGGATTCGATCCGCAGTCGATGGTCAACGGCGCCCAGTTCGCGCGCCTGTTCCAGCTCACGGCCCTGACGCTGCTCTTCACCTCGGACGGCTACCAGCTCATCATCGGAGGCCTGGTCCGGACCTTCAGCGCGCTGCCACTCGGCGGGGGGCTGGACCTGGGGGAACCCGTCGAGGCGCTCACCGGCGCCGTCACCGGACTCTTCCTGGCCTCGGTCCAGATCGCCGGGCCGCTGATCGTGGTCCTCTTCCTGGCCGACGTCGGCCTCGGGCTCCTGACGCGCGTCGCACCGGCACTCAACGCCTTCGCGCTCGGGTTCCCGCTCAAGATCTTCATCACGCTCAGCCTCGGCGGCGTGGTGTTCGTCGCCCTGCCACGCGTCGTCTCGACCCTCGCGGACGACGCCGCCGCACTCCTGATGGGGGTGGGCTGACATGGCGGAGGATTCCGGCGAGCGGACCGAGCAGGCCACTGACAAGCGGATGAAGGACGTCCGCTCCAAGGGCCAGCTCGCCAAGTCCGAGGACTTCACGGCGTGGGTGGGTGTCGGAGCTGCGGCGCTGATGCTGCCGTCCCTCATCTCCCGCTCGTCCGACGCGGCGACCGAACAGCTCGCCCGCGTGGCCGACACCATCGCGAGCCCCGACCCCGCGACGGCCCTCGACGCCCTCGCGGACGCCGGCGCGTCCCTGGGCGCCATCCTGGGCCCTTTCCTGGGTGTACTGCTCGTGGCCGTGCTCGGTACCGCCGCCCTGCAGGGCGGCATCCACGTCAAGAAGTTCTCCGGCAGGTTCGAGCAGTTCAACGTGGTCAACGGCCTGAAGCGGATCCTCGGCGGACAGGCCCTGTGGCAGGGCGCGAAGGCACTCCTGAAGACCGCCGTGGTC encodes the following:
- a CDS encoding motility protein A, encoding MDPATLVGILLAFGALYAMITLEGAHVQSLLLPAPMVLVFVATLAVGIAGGTLKDFIVAVKAVPPAIMGRSTPPQDTIDSVVVLAEKARSEGLLALEEEATTAKDPFLRGALQNIADGTDGEELREMLEDEIDSASSTHRTASKFFMSLGGYAPTVGIVGTVVSLTHVLENLSKPDELGHMIAAAFVATLWGLLSANFLWLPIGTRIKRLGDMETARMTLLMEGVLAVQAGSQPRLLGERLKAMVPQHALGKGKDGKDDGKVPKAAKGAKGSGDGAAQGKAAA
- the map_1 gene encoding methionine aminopeptidase, with the protein product MIEILTSSELDRARETGALVGHILHTLKGRSTVGTNLLDIDRWTADMIAEAGAESCYVDYAPSFGRGPFGHYVCTSVNDAVLHGLPRDYTLADGDLVTLDLAVSKAGIAADSAISFVVGDTQPAESLELIGATERALAAGIAAAGPGARIGDISSAIGSVLGEAGYPVNTDFGGHGIGSTMHQDPHIPNTGRPGRGYVLRPGLLLALEPWVMVDTAALVTDADGWTLRSATGCRTAHSEHTIAITDDGAEILTLPGQGRL
- the fliQ gene encoding flagellar biosynthetic protein FliQ, whose amino-acid sequence is MDTNAVLDIGLAGIWAAAKLSAPVLLTALVVGFAISLLQSITQIQEVTLSFVPKAAAVCLALLVCGHWMISEMISFTHEMFERIPGLLGGG
- the flgE gene encoding flagellar hook protein FlgE, giving the protein MLRSLYSGISGLRSHQTMLDVTGNNIANVNTTGFKASATQFQDTLSQMTQEGGAPQEALGGTNPAQVGLGVQVAGIVTNFSQGSAQATGRATDMMISGDGFFITRLGGETLYTRAGAFTPDAEGRLVTPDGSLVQGWPAVDGVVQQGAVVGDLRMPKGAVSPAQATTTARVTGNLPSDAAVGTQITQEVEVYGADGAARDLTLTFTRSAAGWNVAGQDGNGATGAGQLVLPNGQASAGSSVAVGGIAVDLSAVTGFAELRTVSISERNGRTAGTLDSFTVGADGTLIGAFSNGSRQPLGRVALAGFVNPAGLEKAGGSSYRATANSGAAEIGTAGSNGLGSLDGGTLEMSNVDLSQEFTNLIVAQRGFQANARIITTSDEVLQELANLKR
- a CDS encoding flagellar biosynthetic protein FliR, translating into MEIELDQGRIEAVMLAGVRIVAFLVIAPPFSYKGIPARVKAMLAVGLALAVSPQVAGSYETGGTGRYLGALVLELVVGAALGFLVLVVFSAIQSAGSLIDLFGGFSLAQGFDPQSMVNGAQFARLFQLTALTLLFTSDGYQLIIGGLVRTFSALPLGGGLDLGEPVEALTGAVTGLFLASVQIAGPLIVVLFLADVGLGLLTRVAPALNAFALGFPLKIFITLSLGGVVFVALPRVVSTLADDAAALLMGVG
- the fliP gene encoding flagellar biosynthetic protein FliP → MTTAVLPSAPSARGTRLARFVPAPLLLGAAAVLLAVVVVLLGAAAGHAGELDPAVPAPTAPSAPANPTAPAEPGSGDGLSVEINGVNGEPSSAVLTLIGITLLSVAPALLLMMTSFTKIFVVLAMTRNALSLPSIPPNQVLAGLALFLSLFIMAPVLTEINDLAVQPYLSGATTFTEALTDGARPLQTFMMAHTREEDLALMTRAAGRPNPEDAASVPLTTLIPAFMISELRAAFIIGFVIFVPFLVIDLVVSAALMSMGMMMLPPVMISLPFKILLFVLVDGWGLIITSLINSYQGG
- a CDS encoding chemotaxis protein MotB, encoding MSRRPHRKNRGEDHADEHPDERWMASYMDMVTVLMCMFIVLYAMSTVDQAKFEQLRVSLATGFGAVETATVDTAEGTVVPAEYANEEGESFTGGAALTDADPEPEMEEPGVAAAAAPTPSPSPSAGGDTAEPVTDRERAVEEVENLRALQERIDAGLKERDLAEAVRYVIDERGLTIRLVSSETFFLPDSAQLTDQTLRILESVGPVLASIPNEVGVEGHTARLPDSVPRPLDWELSTERAVNVVRHLIDTGGVPALRLSAIGYGESRPLAAGTSEAELELNRRVDIVVHSDQPESVRGLIPGIAAGD
- the fliM gene encoding flagellar motor switch protein FliM, producing the protein MTVQEQLSFGVPSGTARAVDVYDFRRPTTLAREHSRVLELAFETFARQWGTQLTAKVRVISQVTSEQVLMQTYNEYAASLPPTTAMVLCAIQEHASKAVIQFPASAGLYWVDSMLGGHGTVPPGERKFTQIEQALIRRLMDDALEGLHYSLGSVLTQQLGIDSIQYNSQFAQAASTTELMIVGTFEIRVGERSCPATVAIPAQLLLAQLGDANPTATGEDARELIEQQVTHVPVDVAVQLAALPVLPSRILDLAVGDVLKLPHPQHRPFELAVNGQRLGEAALGQNGSRLACVVVTTEENTAP